The following is a genomic window from Mycolicibacterium sp. TY81.
AACACGATCGGGATGACGAGCAGCACCGCGCACCAGGCCGGGCCGGCGAACACCAGAGCCAGCAGACCGATGGCGAAGAACCCCACCGCCAGATGGGCGACCCCCGGGATCTTGATCACGACGGGCTGGGGTGCGGTCGAAGCGGTTCTGCGGCTCACGCCATTCATCTTCCCAGGCGGCGGGTCGGCCGGTTGCCGGGTGTGTCCGGCAACGGAACTGATTTGACCTGCGCGCGCCGCGAGGACTACCGTCACCGTTATGCAGACCTCGGCATTGCTTGTAGTAACTGGGCGCGTTGGTGCGTGACCAGGCTGACTAAGCCGACTACAAGCATCGACGCGCAACCCTCGTACAGCAGCAGACGCTGACGGGGGTTTTTTGTTTGCCCGGGAACGCCAAAACCGCAACACGATCAAGAGGACAAGAGTGAGCGCACCCACCACGCGACCGCCAGAGTCGACGCCGCAGCCCAACGGAGCGGGCGGCGCGGTCAACGGTCATTCGAAAATCGTTGCCCCGCAACAGATGACCGGTGCCCAGGCCGTCGTCCGGTCGCTCGAGGAACTCGACGTCGACACCATTTTCGGCATCCCCGGTGGTGCCGTGCTGCCGGTCTACGACCCGCTGTTCGACTCGAAGAAGGTGCGCCACGTGCTGGTGCGGCACGAGCAGGGCGCCGGCCACGCCGCGTCGGGCTACGCGCACGCCACCGGCAAGGTCGGCGTGATGATGGCCACCTCGGGTCCCGGCGCCACCAACCTGGTCACGCCGCTGGCCGACGCGCAGATGGACTCGATCCCGGTCGTCGCGATCACCGGCCAGGTCGGCCGCGGGCTGATCGGCACCGACGCCTTCCAGGAAGCCGACATCTCCGGCATCACCATGCCGATCACGAAGCACAACTTCCTGGTCCGCAACGGTGACGACATCGCCAAGGTGATCGCCGAGGCTTTCCACATCGCCGCCTCCGGCCGTCCCGGCGCCGTCCTCGTCGACATCCCGAAGGACGTGCTGCAGGGTCAGTGCACCTTCAGCTGGCCGCCGGTCATCGACCTGCCCGGATACAAGCCGAACACCAAGCCGCACAGCCGTCAGATCCGTGAGGCCGCCAAGCTGATCGCCGCGTCGCGCAAGCCGGTGCTGTATGTCGGTGGCGGCGTCATCCGCGGCGAGGCGTCGGCCGAGCTGCTTGAGCTCGCCGAGCTGACGGGCATTCCCGTCGTGACCACCCTGATGGCGCGCGGCGCGTTCCCCGACAGCCACCCGCAGCACATGGGCATGCCCGGCATGCACGGCACGGTCTCCGCCGTGGCGGCGCTGCAGAAGAGTGACCTGCTGATCGCCCTCGGCACCCGCTTCGACGACCGGGTCACCGGCCAGCTGTCGTCGTTCGCGCCCGACGCCAAGGTGATCCACGCCGACATCGACCCCGCCGAGATCGGCAAGAACCGGCACGCCGACGTGCCGATCGTCGGTGACATCAAGAACGTCATCGTCGACCTGCTCGCGGCGCTGCGCAGGGACGGTGTCGCCGCCGACACGCTGGATCTCGCCGACTGGTGGACGTACCTCAACGGGGTCAAGGAGACGTACCCGCTGAGCTACGGCCCGCAGAGTGACGGCAGCCTGTCGCCGGAGTACGTCATCGAGAAGCTGGGCCAGATCGCCGGGCCGGACGCGCTGTACGTCGCGGGCGTCGGTCAGCACCAGATGTGGGCCGCGCAGTTCATCAAGTACGAGAACCCGAAGACCTGGCTGAACTCGGGC
Proteins encoded in this region:
- a CDS encoding acetolactate synthase large subunit — encoded protein: MSAPTTRPPESTPQPNGAGGAVNGHSKIVAPQQMTGAQAVVRSLEELDVDTIFGIPGGAVLPVYDPLFDSKKVRHVLVRHEQGAGHAASGYAHATGKVGVMMATSGPGATNLVTPLADAQMDSIPVVAITGQVGRGLIGTDAFQEADISGITMPITKHNFLVRNGDDIAKVIAEAFHIAASGRPGAVLVDIPKDVLQGQCTFSWPPVIDLPGYKPNTKPHSRQIREAAKLIAASRKPVLYVGGGVIRGEASAELLELAELTGIPVVTTLMARGAFPDSHPQHMGMPGMHGTVSAVAALQKSDLLIALGTRFDDRVTGQLSSFAPDAKVIHADIDPAEIGKNRHADVPIVGDIKNVIVDLLAALRRDGVAADTLDLADWWTYLNGVKETYPLSYGPQSDGSLSPEYVIEKLGQIAGPDALYVAGVGQHQMWAAQFIKYENPKTWLNSGGLGTMGFSIPAAMGAKFARPEAEVWAIDGDGCFQMTNQELATCALEGAPIKVALINNGNLGMVRQWQTLFYDERYSNTNLSTHSHRIPDFVMLAEALGCVGLRCERAEDVEDVIRQAREINDRPVVIDFIVGADAQVWPMVAAGTSNDEIMAARDIRPLFDNEDQV